The Rhodothermus marinus DSM 4252 DNA segment GCCCAGGACCTGATTGCGTCAATCCCCGGTCGGACCTGGATCTGGCTCGTTGACGCCCGCGGCCGCCTGCGCTCCGAGCCGCTCACACTCGATGTGCAGGCCTTCGATGCGGCCGACCTCGACGGCGACGGCCGCCTGGACCTCGCCGCCGTGCAATCGGACGGCACGCCCGTCCGCCTCCGCAACCGGAGCGACGCGCCGTATGCCTGGACGCAACTTCATCCTCAGGCTGTCGTCGTGGGCGACCAGCGCGTCAACAGCTTCGGCATCGGCGGCGTCGTCGAAATCCGCGCCGGCACGATCTATCAGAAGCAGGTCATCCAGGCGCCCGTGGTGCATTTCGGGCTCGGACTGGAATCGCGCGTGCCACTGGCCCGCATCGTCTGGCCCAACGGCAACGTGCAGGCCGAATTCAACCTGGCCGCCAACGAAACCGTCCAGGCCACGCAACGCCTCAAGGGCTCCTGTCCCTGGGTCTTCGCGTTCAACGGCGAGCGCATGGTTTTCGTGACCGACTTCATCTGGGGCTCGCCGCTGGGCCTGCGCATCAACGCCCAGGAGACCGGCGACATCGCCCAGACCGAGGACTGGATCAAGATCCGCGGCGACCAGCTCCGCCCACGCGACGGCATCTACGACGTGCGCATCACGGCCGAGCTGTGGGAGACGCACTTTTTCGACCACGTGTCGCTCATGGTGGTCGATCATCCGGAGGAGACCGAGGTCTGGGTGGACGAACGCTTCGCGTTTCCGCCGCGTCAGCTCCGACTTTACACCACCGGCCCGGTGCAGCCCATCGCCCGTGCCCGTGATCACCGGGGCCGGGATGTAACGGAAAAGGTGCAACGTCGCGACGGCCGCTACTTCGACACGTTCGCCCCCGGTGCGTACCAGGGGATCGCCGAGCCCCACTTCGTCGAGCTGGACCTGGGCGAAAGCGTCCCGGTCGACCGACCGCTCTACCTGATCGCCTACGGCTGGTTGCGTCCGACCGACAGTTCGATCAACGTGGCGATCAGCCAGGGCCGCCATCCCCGGCCGCGGGGTCTGCGCATCGAGGTGCCCGACGGCCGGGGCGGCTGGCGCGTGGCCTACCCGGACCTGGGCTTCCCGGCCGGCCGGTTGAAGACGATCGTGATCGACCTGAGCGGCCAGTTTCCGGAGGGTGGTCCTTATCGCGTGCGGCTTCACACGAACCTGGAGATCTACTGGGACTGGATCGGCTGGGCCGAAGCGCGTCCGGACGTGCCGCTTCGCACCACGCGCCTGGCGCCCGAGCGGGCGCTGCTGCGCTACCGGGGCTACTCGGCCACCGTGCAACCCGAACGTTCCGCACCGGAAGTCCCGATCTACGATTCGCTGGCCGGCACGGCCCAGCGCTGGCGCGATCTGGAAGGCTACTACACGCGCTTCGGCGACGTACGCGAGCTGCTGGCCGAGATCGACGACCGCTACGTCATCATGAATGCCGGGGACGAACTCGTCTTCCACTTCCCCGCCCTGCCCGATCCGCCCGAAGGCTGGACGCGCGACTTCGTGCTCATCGGCGACGGCTGGGTCAAGGACGGCGACTACAACACGACGTTCTCGCGTACCGTGCGTCCGCTCCCCTACCACGACATGCCCGGCTACGACACACTGCCCGGTCGCCTGTGGGACGACCCGGTCTACCGACGCTTCCCCGAAGACTGGCTGCGCTTCCACACGCGCTACGTCGCCCCGGACCGCTTCGACCAGAAGCTGGCGCTGCAGGCCCGGTAGGCCGCTCGCTCAGCGAAGGTGCAGCATCTTACCTGTGAGCGACCGGCCGTTCACGGTCAATCGGTAGAGATAGACACCGGACGGATAGCCGCTCGCGTCCCACACCACGGCGTGGCGTCCCGGCGTCACCGGGCCGTCGAGCAACACCTGCAGCTCACGCCCCAGCACATCGAACACGGCAAGCCGAACACGCCCGGGCCTGTTCAATTCGAACGTGATGGTGGTCTGCGTGGTGAACGGGTTGGGGAAACTGGTCAGCAGCGACCGGTCGGGCACCTCGGGCGACGGCATCTCCTGCAGCAATACGCCACCTTTTCGATAGACGAGCAGCCCATCCCCGGCAATCCATATATGTCCGGAGGCATCTACGGCAAGCGCCCTCGTCCATTCCACTATTTTTGCATAGTGCGCAAGGGGAGGGTGAATAAACTCCCAGAACACCCCGTCAAAAACCGCAAGGGTGCTACCGACGCTGAGCCAGAGTTGCCCGTCCGCGTCCCTGGCTATCGCTTCAACATGCGCACGTGGCAGGCCGGTATTGCGGGACGTATAGCGGGTCCATGTGCTGCCGTCAAAGCACATCAGTCCCCCCGAGGTAGCCACCCAGATGCGCCCTGCTTCGTCGGGAAGAATCTGACGAATAGCACCAGGCTGCCCCCCTAGATCTGCAGCAGTATAGACCTGCCAGTCGGTGCCGTCAAAAGTGATCAGCCTGTCGTTGGTGCCGATCCACACCGTGCCACTCCTGTCGACTGCCAGCGCATAGATAGGTGCCGGAGGAATCGGGCTGTTGGTGGAATCGTACACCGTCCAGTCTGCACCATCAAAGGTAACCACCTTGCCTCTGAACAAGCCCGCCCAGATTTTGCCCGTCTGATCTGCCGCCAGCGAAAGCACCTGATAGTCCGGAAGCTCCTGGACGTACTGCGTCCATCTGCTCCCATCATACACGGCCAATCCTTCCGTATGCGTCCCTACCAGGATTCGCCCCTGAGCGTCTACCGCCAGCACACTGATCCACGTAAGCTCTGGATTGGGATTGGTCCAGCCGTTTCCATCAAAAACAAAAAGGCCATCATTCCCTCCTACCCACACCCTTCCTTGCTGATCAACGGCAAGCGCCGAAAATGACGTCCCTACCAGAGTAGAATCGCCTACATAATGCATGTGATGATAGGTGTCGCCTATTTCCAGCACTCCATAGTGCGTTCCGATCCAGAGCCGATCGTTTTCATCAAGGGCAATCATATTTTTCCCGAGTCGCTCCAGATTCAGCGCCTCGGTATAACGATGCCACGCAAAGCCATCGAACATGACCAGCTCTTTTTCGGCATTAACCCAGACACGCCCCCGACTATCCACGAGCACCTGATGTACCCAGCGGTTGGGAAGATCAGAATTTTCAGGCGTGTAAACCGTCCAGGAGCTATCCCTGAATACGGCCACGCCCTTTCCGTTGATCGCTGCCCAGATATGTCCCGTCTGGTCTATCGCCAGAGAAGAGACAATACCTCCACCAAGCGAATCGGTAAAATCAAAATAGCGCCACCGTGCGCCGTCGAACAGAGCTACCAGAGACCCTACGCCTATCCACAGATGCCCCGGCGTATCACGGATTAGTGCGCGTACACTGAATTGGGGAATTCCACTCCGGTATATCTTCCAGGAGTCCCCGTCATAACGCGCCACACTTCCCCGGCCTCCTATCCATACATGCCCTTCGCTGTCGACGAAAAATGCGTCAAATGTATCATCTTCAGGAATCTGATCGGGCGTTCGGTTCTCCCATTGTCCATCCTCGTAAACAAACAGGCCATACCTCCTTACCCACACCCAGGGTCTTCCGGACCGATCAATTCCCAGCACGCGAAAGTAATTTGCGGGTAACCCCGTATCGGATATGTATTGCAGGGTCTGCGTTCTGGCCTCCGTGTCGATCTGGAGCAAAAAGCCCTCAACTGTACTTGCCCAGAGTTTTCCCTGGCCCACCGCCAGGGTTGCAATCGTTTGCCTTCCGACAAAATGCTTCCATTCAGGGCGCTGGGCCTGGGCCGTCAGACTCAGCAGAAGAGCGAGCAGTAAAACCGAGCCTCGCATGATCCTGTCCAGAAAGGTATTCCCTGGAAAAGCCTTGCTTTATGGTAAGCACGTTTCCCGGATCTGTCAACCCCACAACCTGTCTTGCGTCGGAAAACGGCTCAATTCAGCAACGTCAATCCCTGATCAGGAAAACGCCGGTCAAGCGTGTAAACATAGCGTACGCCCCTGTGATGGGCTTCCGCCCATCACAGGGCATCGGCAATGGAGACGCGCCCGGACGGTAAACAGCGCATCAGCGCCTGCAAAACCTGCGACTTTGCCCAACCAATCGGTTGCAGATTTTCTTTTTGCAGAAGCCAGATCAGACTTTCATCAATGACCTGCCGACGCGGAACGCCATAAACGGACAGCAGCACATACGCCGTCTCTGCAAGCACAAGCAGTGAAACGCCCAGCACTTCATCACCATCCAGAATAGCTGCAGCACGAGCGGCCATCTCCTCGGGCGTTCCGGTCAGATAGCGCACCAGCACGCTGGTATCGACCAATGCACCTATCGGTTTTCTTTTTCCTGGCTGATGGCTTTCCATGCCTGCTCACGAAGGGCGGTCCAGTCGTCCGTTTCCGGCTGACGCTTGATGTACGGGGCCAGCATACCCTTCAGGGAACGTCGATGCACAGGGGGTACAAAATACAGTTCAACATGATCTTCGACCAGCAATTGAACAACTTCCCAGCCAGGCCCGATACCCAGTTTATCCCGAATCTCCTTGGCAATAACGACCTGCCCCTTGGAGCCAATCTTGTAAGTCATGAGCAAAAGTCGTTATACTTTGCTTTGGAGAGCATAACTACAGACACTCACTTCTTCAAGGTTCAAACCTGTTGCAGCCGGTCGTCGGAAGAGCAGCACGCGGGTTCGGTCGTGCGTGCGAGCGGCGATAATGCGCGGGCCGACGGTGATCTTCACGACTGCAGCAGGTCAACAGGTAAAAAGTCGGCCGGATCGCTTATTTTGACGGCGTGAACATCAACTTCTGCAGAGAATCCAAAAAGCGCTTCCGCTTTGAAGCTCGAAATTTCGTAAACTGAAGCCAGGTTGTATCCTTCTTGAAGAACTATGAATATCTGCGTCTGCATCAAACAGGTACCGGACATTCAGGCGCCCTTTCGGATCGTGGACGGGCGCCTGCAGTTCGACGTCGAGCGTTACGTCCTGAACGCCTACGATGCCTCGGCCGTCGAAGGGGCGCTGCAGCTCGTCGAGCAGCACGGCGGTACGGTCGAGGTCGTCGCCATCGGGCCGGCCTCGGTCTCGGAGTCGATTCGCAAGGCGCTGGCCATGGGTGCCGAGCGCGCCTATCACATCGAGGCGGATCCGTCCGACTGGGACTCGGCCACCGTGGCGACGGTGCTGGCCGCCTTCTTCCGGGACCGGAGCTACGATGCTATTTTCACCGGCAAACAGGCCCAGGACACCGACGCAGGCCTGACCGGTACCATGCTGGCCGAGCTGCTGGGGCTCCCCTACGTGAGCAACGCGGTGGGGCTGGCCTACGAAAACGGACGCCTGATCGTCACGCGCCAGGGCGACGCCGGCCGGGAAATCATCGAACTGGCGCTGCCGGGTCTGGTAACGATCTCCAACGACATGAACGACCCGCGCATTCCGTCGATTCGGGGGATCATGCAGGCCCGCCGCAAGCCCATCGAGGCGCTCACGCTGTCGGACCTGGGGCTGTCGCCCGAGCAGCTCCGGCCCCGCACGCGCGTGACCGGCTACCGACCGATTCCGCCCCGTGCGCCCGGCCGCAAGCTCGAAGGCGAACCGGCCGAGGTGGTTCGTGAACTCGTTCGTCTGCTCCGCGAAGAAGCCCGCGTGTTGTAACCATGAGCACCTACCTCTGCCATATTCCCACGCAACAGGAGCGCCCTACCCGTGCGGCGCTGGAAGTGCTGACGCACGTGCGCACGCTGGCCCGCCGTGATGGAGCCCGACTGGCCGCCTGTGTGCTGCACCCCGAGGCGGATCGCTTCGTCGAAGCGCTGAAGCCCTACGGGGTGGATCAGGTCTATCTGGTGAAACACCCCGTACTGGACCGGCACCTGAACGCGCCGGTGCTGACTGCGCTGGCGGCCGTCTTTCGCGCGGCACAACCGACGCTGATGGCGCTGCCGTCCACCGAGTCCGTCAAGGACGTGCTGGGGGCGCTGGCCGCCCGCGTCGGAGCCGCCGCCCTGCCCGACGTGTCGGCGTTCGACATCGGCGCGTCCGTGACGGCCACGCGTCCGGTCATGGCCGCCCGTGTGCTGGCCGACACCGAAGCCACCACACAACCCGTGCTTGTCTCGGTGCGGGCCGGCACCTATACCGCACAACCGGCCGAAAGCCCCACCGAGCCTGAAGTCGTGGAGGTACCGCTCGACTTCGACACGGCCACGCTGCGGGCCACGCTCCGCGAGGTGATCACCGGCACGACCGGTCAGGTGGACCTTTCGGAGGCCGACATCATCGTGGCGGCCGGACGCGGCGTGCGCGACGAAGCCGGCAAACAGCTCGTCGAAGAACTGGCCCGCGAGCTGGGCGCCGCCATCGGGGCCTCGCGTGCCGCCATCGAGGCCGGTCTCTTTCCGGCTTCGCTCCAGATCGGCCAGACCGGCAAGGTGGTTTCGCCCACGCTCTACATCGCCGTCGGCATCTCCGGGGCCATCCAGCACGTGGCCGGCATGGCCGGAAGCAAGGTGATCGTGGCGATCAACAAAGACCCGGACGCGCCGATCTTCAACATCGCCACCTACGGCATCGTGGGCGACCTGTACCAGATCCTGCCCCTGCTCATCGAAGAAATCCGCCGGATCAAGGCCGAAAGCTGATGGAAGCCGAACGCTTCGGGTGCATCATCGTCGGCGGTGGCATCGCCGGACTGAGCGCGGCCATGGTGCTGGCCCGCCATGAGGTGCCCTTTCTGCTCATCGAGCGCGGCGCCTACAGCGGCGCCAAGAACGTCTCGGGCGGCGTGCTCTGGGGCACCGACCTGGCCCGCCTCGTGCCCGAGTACTGGAACGATCCGAACGCCAGCTTCGAGCGCTTCATCAACCACCGGCGGCTGACCTTCCTCGACGAACAGTCGGCCTTCTCGATCGACTTCAAATCGTCCCACTACGACACGCCGCCCTACATGGGCGTGACCGTGCTGCGGGCCATTTTTGACCGCTGGCTGGCCGACAAAGTGCAGGAAGCCATCGACCGGAGCGCCTGTGCCGACGCGTCCTTTCTGGCCTTCGACGTGCTCGTCGAACGCCTGCTCGTCGAAGACGGCCGCGTCGTGGGCGTCGAGGCCGGCGGTGAGCGCTTCTATGCCGACTGCGTGATCCTGGCCGAAGGCGTCAACAACCTGCTCACGCGCCAGATCGGCCTGCAGGCCGAGTACGTGCCCGCCGACCACATGGCCGTCGGCGTCAAAGAAGTGCTCCGCTTCGACCGTCGGGTGCTCGAAGACCGCTTCCAGCTCTCCGAGCGCAGCGGCATGGCCAACGAGTTCATCGGCGCCATCACCGACGGTGTCGAAGGCGGTGGCTTCCTCTACACGAACCGCACCACCGTATCGATCGGACTGGTGCTCGGGATGGCCGACCTGCGCCGCAAGCGCAAAAAGCCCTACGAACTGCTGGACCGCTTCAAGGCGCACCCTGTGGTGGCCGACATGATCCGGGGGGGCGAGGTCGTCGAGTACTCGGCGCACGTGGTCTCGACGGGCGACATGCGGGCCATGCCGCGCGAACTCTACGCCGACGGCGTGCTCGTGGCCGGCGAGGCGGCCAACCTGCTATTGAACGCCGGCAAGGCCATTCAGGGCATGGACTTCGCCATGCATTCGGGTATCCTGGCCGCCGAAACCGTGCTCGAAGCCCGACGCGTCGGCGACTTCTCGGCCGCCACGCTCCGCCGCTACCGCGAGCGCCTGGAGCAGAGCTACGTGCTCCAGAACATGCGGAACTTCCAGGCGGCCGTTCGTTTGCTCCACGAGCCGGTGATGTACGAACGCATGCCGCGCCTGGTGTGCGACCTGGGCCGCGAATTCTTCCGCGTGGAAAACCGTCCGGCCCCGAAATTGCGCCAGATTCTACGCGAGGTGGTGCGCCGCCACAGCTCGCTGCCGGAACTGCTCAAACTCACCTACCGGGCCTGGAAAGCCCTCTGAGCCATGACGATCGCCGAACGCCTCGGAACCGTCAACTACCGCAACCAGGAGCGCCGGGACGCCCGGCCGCATATTCTGGTCGACACGAACATCTGCAATACGCGTTGCCCGCACAAGGCCACCACCTACGTGTGTCCGGCCAACTGCTACACGCTCGACGAGCAGGGCCACGTGCACTTTCAGTTTGAAGACTGCATCGAGTGCGGCACCTGCATGTACGCCTGCGACCAGGGCGCCGTCAGCTGGCACTACCCGGATCCCGAGCAGGGCCGCGGCGTGAACTGGAATTACGGATAAGTGCTGAGATCACAAAAAATTGGATAGACCATGGGCTCGTTTCCCTTCAACCCGGACGATGCGTTCCTCTTCGAGTCGATGCTGAAGGAGGAGGATCGCCTGATCATGGAGACGGCGCGCGAGTACGCCCAGAGCTGCCTTGAACCCCGCGCGCTCGAAGGCAACCAGCAGGGCATCTTTCACATGGAGATTCCCCGCGAGATGGGCGAGCTGGGCCTGCTGGGCGTGACGATCGACCCGAAGTACGGCGGGGGTGGCGCCAGTTACACGGCCTACGGACTGATCGCCCGTGAGCTGGAGCGCGTCGACTCGGCCTACCGCTCGTTCATGTCGGTGCAGTCGTCGCTGGTGATGTTCCCCATCGAGAAATACGGCACCGAGGAGCAGAAGCGCAAATACCTGCCGAAGCTGGCCACCGGCGAGCTGATCGGCTGCTTTGGCCTGACCGAGCCCGACCACGGCTCCGATCCCGGCTCGATGGAGACGACGGCCCGGCGCGTCGACGGCGGCTGGATCCTCAACGGTACGAAAGCCTGGATCACGAACGCCCCCATTGCCGACATCGCGGTGGTCTGGGCCCGCGCCAAGGAGCACCCGGACGACGAGGGCGAAATCATGGGCTTCATTCTGGAGCGCGACATGCCGGGCCTCTCGACGCCGGAGACCAAAAACAAGATGTCGCTGCGGGCCTCCTCGACCGGCGAGATCGTAATGGAAGACGTGTTCGTGCCCGATGCAAACGTGCTGCCGGGCGTGCGCGGGCTACGAGGACCGTTCTCGTGCCTGAGCAACGCCCGCTACGGGATCGCCTGGGGCACGGTGGGCGCGGCCGAGGACTGCTACCAGCGCACGCGGCGTTACGTGATGGAGCGCACGCAGTTCGGCTACCCGCTGGCGGCCATGCAGCTCATCCAGACGAAGCTGGCCAACATGCTCACCGAGATCACCCAGATGCAGCTGCTGGTCTTCCGGCTGGGGCAACTGGCCGACGAGGGCAAGGTGACGCCCGCCCAGATCTCGCTGGCCAAGCGTAACAACGCCGGCAAGGCGCTGGAGATTGCCCGCATGGCGCGCGACATGCACGGCGCCAACGGCATCGTAGGTGAGTATCGGGTCATCCATCACATGGTAAACCTCGAAAGCGTCAACACCTACGAGGGTACCTACGACATCCACGGTCTGATCCTCGGCCGCGAGATCACGGGCATCCAGGCCTTTGTGCCGCGCGGCAACGACCTGCCCCCGAAGAAAAAGCCCGCTCCGGCTACGGCTTCGTAAAGACCTTTGTCAGCCGCTCGGCCAGCGGACGAAGGACCTGGTCAGGGTCGAGTAGGTGGGTCGTGTCGGCCAGGGCGGTTTCGTCGAAGTCCAGCAGCGGGCACGTAGTGGCCTCTTCCGACACCAGCGCCCGCCCTGTGCGCGTGTTGCCTTCTTCGAGCTGGAGGCGCGCCGCGTCGGTTCGCGCTCTGGCATAGGGCCGGGCCTGTGCCAGCAACGCGGCGGCGGTCTTCCGATCGCCCGCCTGCCAGGCCAGATAGGCCTTCAGCACATAGGCCGGCACGCTGCGGAAGTTCATCGCCAGCACCTTGTCGAAAAGCGCAGCGGCTTCCTCGAAACGCCCCTCCAGCAGGGCCACTTCGCCGAGGTGCAGCACCGGACCGCTGTCTTTGTTCAGCGCCAGCGCCCGCTCGAACGAAGCACGGGCGGCCTCCAGGTCGAACAGGGGACTTTCGGGATAGCACATCTGCAGGCGACCGAGTTGCATGAAGGCCCGGTTGCTCCGGGGGTGGGCGGCGGCCAGCCGCTGCCAGACCCGGTAGGCGTCCTCCAGGCGCCCCAGCTCCAGATAGGTGTTGCCCAGGTAGTAGAGTGCGTTTTCGTGCAGACTGTCGAGCGCCAGCGCCTGTCGGTACAGTTCGACGGCGGCTTCCAGTTCGCCACTCAGGCGCCGCTGCGTGGCCTCACGATACAGCTTCCAGAACTGCACCACGCGGGCCCGTTCGGCCTCGGACGCGTCGGTCGACTCCTGCGAGGCCGTGCGGGAGGCGCATCCGGTCAGCAGCAATAGCCCAAGCAGTCCGCCGACGAGCAGGTGTTTCAGTATGAGTCCTGCGCGTTTCATGTGCCCACGTCTTCGACGATACGTACGATCTGCCGGGCCGGTACGTCGGTAAGCACCTGACGGCGGCCGTTGCACGGCCAGATAACCTCGACCGTATCGACGCGGGTGACCTTTCCCAGTCCGAAGTGGGCCACGGGGCTGTTCTGCGACAGGTAGGTGCTCTGCGCACCGATCTGGCGTACCTGCACCTGTCCGCCCGCCACCACGCGCACCCGTGCCCCCAGTGCCATCCGGTTGCAGGAACGGCTTTCGAGCGCCACCTCCAGCCAGCTGTTCCGGTTGCCCCCTTCGTTGCGGAGCAACACGCCCCGGCCGCCGTGATTCACCACGAAAATGTCCACATCGCCATCGTTGTCGTAGTCGCCAAAAGCCGCCCCGCGCCCCACATAGAGCGAATCGAAGAAGCTGCCGCTGACGGCCGACACGTCGTAGAACCCGTCGCTGCCACGATTCCAGAAAAGCAGGTCCTTCTGGGGTACAAGCAGGTGCGGGCGGTCGCGCTGCTGGAGCGTGCTGCCATTCGTCACAAACAGGTCAAGCCGCCCGTCGTTGTCGTAGTCGAAAAACGAAGTCCCCCATCCCACGTAGTCGAGCGAAATCTGCCCGAGCCCGTACATGTCGGCCTCGTCACGAAACAGCAACTTGCCCTGCTCCCGCAAGAGGTTCGTATAGAGCGCGTTTTCCTGGGCCACCCAGTGCGTCAGGAACAGATCCAGGTCGGTGTCGCCGTCCCAGTCGCCCACGGCAATGCCCATCGAACTCCGGTAATCGGCCACCAGCGCGGGATAGCTCAGGTCTTCGAAGGTGCCATCGCCCCGGTTGCGGAAGAAGGTGTTGTCCGAGACGTCGTTGGCCACGTAGAGGTCGAGCCAGCCGTCCTCGTCCAGATCCGCCCAGGCCGCGCTGAGCCCTTTGCCTTCGGGGTCAGCCACGCCGGCCCGGACGGCGATTTCGGTGAAGGTGCCGTCGCCGTTGTTGCGATAGAACAGGTTGCGCTCGGGCTCGAAGGTCGAGGGATTGATGCCCGGCGGATTTTCGATGTCGAAGCCCAGCGCCGAGGGATCGTTGCTGACGGGCACGTAGCGGACGTAGCCGGTGATGTAGAGGTCGAGGTCGCCGTCGTTGTCGTAGTCGCCCCAGGAGGCGCCCGTCCAGAAACCCTGCGGCCCGGCCAGTCCGGCCCTGCGGGTTACGTCGGTGAAGGTGCCGTCGCCGTTGTTGTGATAGAGCATGTTCTGTCCGAAGGCGGTCACCACCAGGTCAGGCCAGCCGTCGTTGTCGTAGTCGCCCCAGGCCGCGCCCATACCCCATCCACAGAAGCCCACCCCGGCCGCCTCGGTCACATCGGTGAAGGTGCCGTCGCCGTTGTTGTGGAACAGGCGGTTGCAGGTACCGGCCCGGCGCCCTTCTTCAGGCGTCATCGAAAGCGGGCCGATCGTACTGACCACGTAGAGGTCGAGCCAGCCATCCCGGTCGTAGTCGCCCCAGGCTGCCCCCGAGCCCATGTCTTCCGGGATCTGGCTTGTGCGCCGGCCTGCAAAGTGGCGAAAGCGAATGCCGGCCGCCTCCGTCACATCCGCGAACGTCACGCGGGGATAGTCCGGCGGGAGCGTCCGCTCCAGGCGGGCCACCACCCCTTCGACCTGTTCGCCCGGGCGGTACGGCGCTTCGTCCGTGTCGGTCATGCTCCAGACCAGCACGCCGCCGCCCAGGCTACCGACCAGCGCCACTCCCAGCGCCCACAGCGCCTGGCGCTTTCTTCGCGAAAGTCGTCCCATCGTGCTTACATCACCTGAATCACCGTGGAATCGGCCGACAGCTCCGTCACCGGTGCGGTCAGCGTGGTGTCGGGGAACAGGAAGTTGAGCAGGAACTGGTTCACCTTGCGGTAGCAGAGTCGGGCCTTCACGTGCAGGCGACGGGCGTCGCGCGGCACGGTGAACGTGTAGCGGGCCTGATCGGCATAGCCCGGAAACATGGCGCGCTTGTAGCGCACGCCCACCATCTCCCAGAGGTTGTGCCGGTCGATCAGGTTGCCGTAGCGGTCCACCGGCTCCGCCTTGAAGACGAAGGAACCGGGCTCGATGAAGTAGCGGTCGTCGAGCCGTCCGCTGGCGAACACCTCCCGACCCTGCTCGTCGGTCACCACAAACTCGACCCAGGCCTGAATGATGTCCAGCGGCCCGGTGGGGAAGTCGTGCCCGGCCTTGTTGTTCAGCATGGCCACCTCGACGGTGACCGTTTCACCGGGACGGGCACGTTCCGGGGCCAGCACCTGGATGGGAATGACCGACCCGTTGCGCCACTTGTCGGCAATCTCCGGCACTTCGATCTCGCCCCGGAGCCATTTTTCGACGAGCCGTGCATGTTCTTTGCCGCCCGGCAGCTCCAGGTGGGCCGGGATGAACTGATTGGCTCCCAGGAAGCGATGGCTGCGGTGTTTGCCGTCGTCGGGCGAGCGGTTGTAGTCGAGCGCATCGCCACGAGCCGGATCGAACGAATCGACCAGCGGCATGTGGCACTCCCGGCATTCGATCGTCTTCGCGGGATCGCCCGGATGATTCCAGCGGCTCTTGCGCCAGTTGTCGTACTGGTTCTGGAGCTGCACCCAGCCCACGTTGTTGATCTCCTCATCCACGAACTGCTTGTGGCAGGCGCCACAGAACTCCGGGCTCTTGAACATGCGGCGGCTCAGGCTCGAAACGTGGTGCTTCGGATAGGAGCGAATCAGGAAGTTGCTGATCAGTACACCGAGACCGCTCGTGTCGCGCTCGAACAGATAGGGTTCCGGCGCATGGATCACGTAGTCCGCATTGCCCCGCACGTCCACTTCCTGGATCGCATGGCAGGTCACGCACGAGACGCCCTCATGCAGCCCCACAGGATTGGTCAGGTCGTCGCGAAACAGGTTCTTCGCAGCGCTGAAGAGCGAGATCGGGTCGTGGCAACCGCCACAGTAGCGGGTCGATTCGGCCCCGTTCTGCGTGCCCATCACATGCTGTACCCGACGAAACAGCGGATCGGCCGCCGAATAGCGGTGCGCGCTGGGCAGCCATTCTTCGTAGATCTGCTCGTGGCAGCCCGAGCGCCCGCACGAAGCCGACCCACCCAGCATCTCGGCCGGAATGGCCTTGTTGTTCTCGGTGCGGGCCAGACTCGGCGCGAAAGGACGGTCGGGGCCATAGAGGTAGCTGTAGTCCGGCGGAAAATCGACATAGCGGGCCGGCGCCCGGTAGACATAGGCCAGCCCTACCACCACGACGAACAGCCCCAGCGTCAACGCCGTCACCGCCGTCGAAAAATGTCGCTGCGCCACCAGCACCGGACGGATCGCCTCGCGCTTGCGGGCGCGATGGTCGCGCACCATGATCCAGACCACGTGCGGCACCACCGTGGCGATCAGCGCGAAC contains these protein-coding regions:
- a CDS encoding electron transfer flavoprotein subunit beta/FixA family protein — protein: MNICVCIKQVPDIQAPFRIVDGRLQFDVERYVLNAYDASAVEGALQLVEQHGGTVEVVAIGPASVSESIRKALAMGAERAYHIEADPSDWDSATVATVLAAFFRDRSYDAIFTGKQAQDTDAGLTGTMLAELLGLPYVSNAVGLAYENGRLIVTRQGDAGREIIELALPGLVTISNDMNDPRIPSIRGIMQARRKPIEALTLSDLGLSPEQLRPRTRVTGYRPIPPRAPGRKLEGEPAEVVRELVRLLREEARVL
- a CDS encoding electron transfer flavoprotein subunit alpha/FixB family protein; amino-acid sequence: MSTYLCHIPTQQERPTRAALEVLTHVRTLARRDGARLAACVLHPEADRFVEALKPYGVDQVYLVKHPVLDRHLNAPVLTALAAVFRAAQPTLMALPSTESVKDVLGALAARVGAAALPDVSAFDIGASVTATRPVMAARVLADTEATTQPVLVSVRAGTYTAQPAESPTEPEVVEVPLDFDTATLRATLREVITGTTGQVDLSEADIIVAAGRGVRDEAGKQLVEELARELGAAIGASRAAIEAGLFPASLQIGQTGKVVSPTLYIAVGISGAIQHVAGMAGSKVIVAINKDPDAPIFNIATYGIVGDLYQILPLLIEEIRRIKAES
- a CDS encoding FAD-dependent oxidoreductase, encoding MEAERFGCIIVGGGIAGLSAAMVLARHEVPFLLIERGAYSGAKNVSGGVLWGTDLARLVPEYWNDPNASFERFINHRRLTFLDEQSAFSIDFKSSHYDTPPYMGVTVLRAIFDRWLADKVQEAIDRSACADASFLAFDVLVERLLVEDGRVVGVEAGGERFYADCVILAEGVNNLLTRQIGLQAEYVPADHMAVGVKEVLRFDRRVLEDRFQLSERSGMANEFIGAITDGVEGGGFLYTNRTTVSIGLVLGMADLRRKRKKPYELLDRFKAHPVVADMIRGGEVVEYSAHVVSTGDMRAMPRELYADGVLVAGEAANLLLNAGKAIQGMDFAMHSGILAAETVLEARRVGDFSAATLRRYRERLEQSYVLQNMRNFQAAVRLLHEPVMYERMPRLVCDLGREFFRVENRPAPKLRQILREVVRRHSSLPELLKLTYRAWKAL
- a CDS encoding ferredoxin family protein codes for the protein MTIAERLGTVNYRNQERRDARPHILVDTNICNTRCPHKATTYVCPANCYTLDEQGHVHFQFEDCIECGTCMYACDQGAVSWHYPDPEQGRGVNWNYG
- a CDS encoding acyl-CoA dehydrogenase, with translation MGSFPFNPDDAFLFESMLKEEDRLIMETAREYAQSCLEPRALEGNQQGIFHMEIPREMGELGLLGVTIDPKYGGGGASYTAYGLIARELERVDSAYRSFMSVQSSLVMFPIEKYGTEEQKRKYLPKLATGELIGCFGLTEPDHGSDPGSMETTARRVDGGWILNGTKAWITNAPIADIAVVWARAKEHPDDEGEIMGFILERDMPGLSTPETKNKMSLRASSTGEIVMEDVFVPDANVLPGVRGLRGPFSCLSNARYGIAWGTVGAAEDCYQRTRRYVMERTQFGYPLAAMQLIQTKLANMLTEITQMQLLVFRLGQLADEGKVTPAQISLAKRNNAGKALEIARMARDMHGANGIVGEYRVIHHMVNLESVNTYEGTYDIHGLILGREITGIQAFVPRGNDLPPKKKPAPATAS
- a CDS encoding tetratricopeptide repeat protein — protein: MKRAGLILKHLLVGGLLGLLLLTGCASRTASQESTDASEAERARVVQFWKLYREATQRRLSGELEAAVELYRQALALDSLHENALYYLGNTYLELGRLEDAYRVWQRLAAAHPRSNRAFMQLGRLQMCYPESPLFDLEAARASFERALALNKDSGPVLHLGEVALLEGRFEEAAALFDKVLAMNFRSVPAYVLKAYLAWQAGDRKTAAALLAQARPYARARTDAARLQLEEGNTRTGRALVSEEATTCPLLDFDETALADTTHLLDPDQVLRPLAERLTKVFTKP